The Pontiella agarivorans genome includes a window with the following:
- a CDS encoding AraC family transcriptional regulator: MSLVKSGAIFDAMSFPVHVDRVENRALRINELHRHEYFELLYVKKGSLSCCFKSRTEVLKRGEILIIKPYVLHMLEDRDVANSCSYFCSFLPQVVDLNIQSLERLRGSKSPNAYFFKSLMSLLDRDSAAVKMKLDAELQHAMQDVLELLKVHAHTSSEKSHALCRFHFLELMALMSEQHERASESRHTVKQKVNVSVSKCMQGLRTVLNYIHDHYNDDLTLESMARMCGTAEPYFCRLFKNETGTTFMNYLNGLRIRKACELLRDTSDTALEICYQVGFSNYPRFLRQFKKNIGRSPVEFRREQSRGRRNRRMPVPAKWN; the protein is encoded by the coding sequence ATGAGTCTGGTAAAATCGGGTGCAATCTTCGATGCGATGTCTTTTCCCGTACATGTGGACCGTGTGGAAAATCGCGCGCTCCGGATCAACGAGCTGCATCGTCATGAATATTTTGAGCTGCTCTATGTGAAGAAGGGATCGTTGTCCTGTTGCTTCAAAAGCCGGACGGAAGTCCTGAAAAGGGGCGAGATCCTCATTATCAAGCCCTATGTGCTGCACATGCTGGAAGACCGGGACGTGGCGAACAGCTGTTCCTATTTCTGCAGTTTTCTTCCGCAGGTGGTGGACCTGAATATCCAGTCTTTGGAACGACTCCGGGGGTCGAAATCGCCAAATGCCTATTTCTTCAAATCGCTAATGTCGTTGCTGGACAGGGATTCTGCGGCGGTGAAAATGAAACTCGATGCTGAGTTGCAGCATGCAATGCAGGATGTTCTTGAATTGCTGAAGGTTCACGCCCACACCTCATCCGAGAAAAGTCATGCTCTCTGCCGGTTTCATTTTCTGGAACTGATGGCGTTGATGTCGGAACAGCATGAACGTGCATCGGAGAGTCGGCATACGGTGAAACAGAAAGTGAACGTTTCCGTGTCAAAGTGCATGCAGGGGTTGCGTACGGTACTTAATTATATTCACGATCATTATAACGACGATCTGACGCTGGAGTCCATGGCACGTATGTGCGGAACGGCGGAACCCTATTTTTGCCGGCTGTTTAAAAATGAAACCGGTACCACGTTTATGAATTATCTTAATGGGTTGCGGATCCGTAAAGCCTGTGAACTGTTGCGCGATACATCGGATACTGCGCTTGAAATCTGTTATCAGGTTGGTTTCAGCAACTACCCCCGGTTCTTACGGCAGTTTAAAAAGAATATCGGTCGGTCTCCGGTGGAATTCCGTCGCGAACAGAGTCGCGGCCGCAGGAATCGCCGTATGCCTGTTCCGGCAAAGTGGAATTAA